In the Candidatus Woesearchaeota archaeon genome, GCAGGGCGCCTATTATGAATGCAGTTGTTGTTGCCCGTTTCATTTCGATTCCACCTCTCCATTCATTTCATTTCGGACATTCTTGAATGCCCTGTTTCCTGTTTGGATCATTCCCTCAGGATCATGAAGAACAAGATATTCGCTGGCGTCTTTCCTTTTCAGTTCAGAAAAAGACTGCCTGTCAATGGCCTCAAACAGCAGGCCGTTTTCGGTGAAGAGTTTCTCCTTTTGCAAATCCTTCAGAAGCTGGGGTGCAGCCTTGCTGCCATTGAAAACCAGCTTCATTTCCAGGCCTTTGGAATTCTCAGCAATGTAGATGCAGTCAAATTCTGCCAGGCTCGGCAGCAACGTGGCATATGCCTGTGCCACTACGGGATGCTTTTTGGCATCTGCCAGCGACCAAATCTTCAGGATGGCTTTGTGGTAATCAGTCAAAGCCAACAGCCTCTTCGATGCAAAATTTTTTGTAATAGATATCAAGTATGCATAATCATCTGTAAGTGTGAAAAGGGCTCTCGGCTTGCCCTTGTCCCTGTTAGATATTTTCTTTTTTTTGACAAGGCCCGCTGCTTCAAGGAGCCTGAGCTGCTGGCTGATATTGGAGATTGTAGTGTTTGTCTTATGTGCGAGCTGAAGAGGGGAGAATTCGCCTGTAGAGAGATGAAAAAGGATATTCCATTTTTGGTCTGTGAATAGCTGCTCCAGTTCCATTAACCCACCTTTGTGACCCGTCTAACCCATTTATCGTCTTGGAGGATTTTTGTATACTAATCTAAAATAGCATACAAAAGCCATTTTAACATACTGATAGTGCAACTAATATATAAATATTTCGATTAGTGATTAAGTAGTGTAGTTTTGTAACACTTTTAGTATATTAATATAATAATTAATTGACTATTAAATTAGTGGCAAAAAAGAGTATCCTCCTATTGGGAATTAGCCTAATCGTGAATCAGGGGATGAAAAATGCCAAAAAGAGATTAAGAAAGGATAAAAAGATAATAGACACAAAATTATAGATGTAGAATTTCATAGAATCTTAGTGGCTACTTGTTCTGGCCAGGCCCGTCATTCTTCTTTTTCCTCCGTTTCCAGAGGATAAGGAGGATGAGCAGGATTATTATTACTATTAATGTGTAGAATAGATAATCGGCTTTGGAAAGTATGAGGTCAAATGTTCCTTCAATTGTATTGACGAGGCTGTTCTCGCGCTCGCCATAGTATACCCTTATCCTTACCTCGCTGTTTTCCTCGACATCTTCACCAATAAGAGGTGGGTCTGCCTTGATTTTCAATTGCTTTTTATCGCCCGGCTCAATGGATTCAATGCTGTCAAATCCGAAAATGTAGAAGTCTCCGGCCACGTCCACATCCAGCAGTTCTGCGTCAATGTAGCATGTGACATCCCCCGCATTCTCAACATCAACATAGAAAGTGTTTCGGCGCAGGTTGAAACTTAGCCCGCCTATGCTTATCTGGCAGTTGTCAAGTATTCGAACTGACTCTATTGTTCCGATATCCTGGTCAATGACTTTTTCCAGGCTGTTTTCAGATTCCCCGTAGATTATATATGCCTGGCCGCTCAGTGCTCCCTCGGGCAAATTTTCAATGTCATAAGTGATGGTCTTGAGCTCGTTGCCATCTATGAAAATAGGTGTTTCGTCTCCCACAGTTATCCTGGTATCATCGCTGGATATGATTGTGTACGTGCCCATGAAGTAGATTCCCTGCTCAGCGGTGTTCCTGAGCGTGACTTCAAGCTTATTGGTTGCGCGATTGTACTTTATTGATTCAAGGGCCAGGTTTATGTTATAGACAGGGAGATAGAACATGTCCAGGGCTTCAACCTGTGAAATTGACCCTTGCGGCTGCCTGGCACCCTGGGCGAATTTGACGAATACGCTTATGCCAATTTGCCGCCTGATGAATGTGGCCGTCCCCACCAGCTCATTCCCAATGAGGATGCCAATCTGGATATCGCTTCCGCGGACATAGTCTGCAATTATTGCAGGCACATTATTTGTGCCGATAAAGACAACAGGCTCTGTGCCCGACATTATTTCCCGCTCAATAAATTCTCCATTTGTGAGGATGGCCTGCTTTGCATGGTTGATGTCCTGGTATTTTTTCAGGATTTCAATGTTGTTGGCAAACCTGTCGCCTCCTTTGTTGATAATCTCGGGATTGTAGGGCGCAAGGGCATCCCTGACTTCCCTGTCAACCAGGCCGTATATCAGGATTTTCTGGGCGTCCTGCTCCTCCAGGAATGAGACAATGTCATCAATGTTTCTCTGGTCCGCGAAAAGGACAAACGATCTTGTTGATGCCGCATATGGCGCAACAGCAATTGCATTGTATCCGTACGAATCATCCACTATTACATAATCCTCCACATCGGCCCTTTCTGCCATGTCAAGGTTGATATTGCCTGGCTTGAATTCCTGCACTTCGTAGCCCCTTCCCGACAGGAAGTTTTGATAGCCAAGCACAAATGGGTTTTTTGATGATGAAAAAACCCAGAGCGGCTCTGTGATAGGGATTTGCCCGGTAATAATGCTGGCGTGCTTGTCGCTCACCAGGAAATTGGTGTTGATTTTTTGGAGCGAGCCATAAAGCATTACTGAGTAGACATCCTGCCAGTCCTGGGAATTGACAAGTATCCTGGTTGGCTCATTGACCTGGGCAATAGACATGGAAAGTACCAGAAGCAGGATTACGGGATAAAAAAATAGTTTTGTAAGATGCCTCATGATAGTATGCTCCTCGTTGCCGCAAACATTTGCATTCCGATAAAACTGGACAATATAGGTGAATCAGATATAAAACCAAATGGTTCCGAATTCTGCCCCTTTTTTCCATTTTTGCATAGCACTAATCATTATATAAACTTTTCTATGGATGATACTGCTGATGCTGTTGCGTATAATGCCCCTGATAGTGCTGCAGAAAATCGCATTATGGCATTATGCTCTGCCATAGGTTTGCCGTTTACCTTGTAGAGATCTTTTGCCTCAGCTCCATGATTATGCCATATGCAACGCTGCGTGTTTGGGGGTCCATGCCAGCATAAGCTTCACGGATTTGGTCGTAAAGGCTCTTGACCAGGAGATAATCCCCATTCTCAAATGCAATGGTGCATTCCCGTATTTTGATGTCCAGCTGGACTATTTTATCTTCAGCCTTAGCCATCTGCCTCGCCGCGCCTGTTTCCGCAATCTCCTTCCTTAATTCTTCCTGTGCTTTTCTCACAGTCACTTTTGCCCTGGCAGTCACAGCCTCTGCGGTGTCAACTTCCACGCCCACCTGGCGCAGCAGCTTCTCAACCTTGGCCTTTATTTGGCTTGAAACCCTGATTTTTGATAATTCGCGGTGTATTAATTTGACTTTTTTCACTGCCTTTTGCTCTTCTGCCTGCTGTTCCTTCAGGCTTTCCCAAATCCTGTTGAGGTTTTCCTTCATTCTCTGCTCATCTGAAAGCATCCTTTCCAGCTTCTTTTCCTTTTGCCTTATCTGGTCATCAATCTCCTTTTCCACCTTTAGGCTTTCGCTCTGCAGGGATGTGGCCTCTTTCCTTGTTTTTTCGAACTGCAGTTCCCTCTCCCTGAGGTCTTTTGTTTTCTGCGCAACTTCCTCTTTTTCCTTTGCCACGCTTTCCTCCCTGGCTTCGAGCTCTTTTTCCCAATTGATCAGTTTTCTTTCCCGTGTATCAGAAATCTTCCTTGTATCCCTTATCAGTTTCTCCAGGTCAGCAAGCTCCTTCTTGGCCTTTTCAGCTGCCTGCATTTTCTGGCCCATGACTATTTCTGCATTCTCAACTTCCTTTCGTGATTTTTCCATTTGCAGCTGCAGCCTGGACTGCTCCTGCGCAAGCCTGGTAAGCCTGGCCTGGTATTCCCTTGCATCTGCATCCATTTTATTGAGCAGTATTCCGGATTCCCTTGACAGTTTCTCCTCCTTTCCCTCCGCTTCCCGGATTTTGGCCTGCTTCTGCTTTATTTTCTCCAGGACAGACTGGTGCTCTGCTTCAGCTGACTCAAGGAGTTTCCTTGCGGTGATGATCTGGGAATCCATGGTCGCAAGCTGCCTCTGCCGGGCGTCAATGGCCTCAGAGATTTCCCTGAGCTTTGCCGACGCGCGCTCCGCCTTCTCTTCCAGTATTTTCTCCTTTTCGCCATGCCCGCTTTCCAGCTGCGACAATGATATTTTTTGCTGCTCAATCTCCTGGATTTTTTCATTGAGCTTCCCGATTTTCCTGTCTGTCTCCTCTTCGCGCTTAGCAGCAGCCATCACTCTTGACTGCGCCTGCTTTTCAAGGTCAGCCAGCCTCGCCTCGGCGCCCATGAGCTCAGAATTCTTTTTGGCAATCCTTCTTTCAACCGCCACCATCTCCCTGATTTTTTCAGCGGCATCTCTCTTTGCCTTCTCCGCTGTTGCTATTCCATTCTCAAGCTCCTGTTTCCCTGAAACAATGGCAGCCTCCTGCCTGCGCATTTCCTTTTCAGCCTCCTCCCGATTTCTCATCATCATGCTGATTTCTGATTTGATGGCCTTGAGTTCATTTTGCGCCTCTGTTTTCCGCATTTCAATTTTCTCCAGTCTATGCATTGCCTGCGAAACCTTTGTTTCCATTTCGCGCTCCTTTTCCTGGATTTTCAGGTTGAGGCTTTCAGCAATTTTTTCCTTTGCTGCCAGGTCCTTTATTCTTTCAAAATGCTGTTGCTCCAGGTTCAGGAGTGTTGCCTCCTTTTCCCTGTGGGCGGCCACAATTGTCTTCAGTTTTTTGTTGACATCATCAAGAAGTTTTTTCTTTCCGCTTATTTCATTCTGCATTTCCCCGAGGGTCCTGGAATTTTGGCTCTGCATGGCCTCGATTTCCCTTGTTTCCCGCTTCAATTGCATTTTCCTTTGATTCAGCTCATCCTCGCCTTGCCTTAGCGCGCCCCATTTCCCGTCGAGGCTTATGCGCAGTGATTCCAGTCTTTCTTCCTCCTGGTCAAGCTCCCTTTGCTTTCGCTCTGCGAGTGACATCCTGTTTTCCAGCTCTTTTTCCTTTTGCACCGCGACATCTATGAGCGATTTGAAATGGGCTTCAAGCGCATGTGCGACACTTTGTTTCTCACTAAAGGTCGCCCTGAGCTCATCTAATTCATGAAAAGTTTTCAGGGGATTTTCTGATGTTTTTTTGCCTGGTTCCTTTTTCACGTTGATTCCTTTGATGCCAATTTTCTTTGTTACATTCCTTATATTCCTGTCAGAAATTTTTTGGCGATTGGCAACTGGTCCCGGAACAGAATCAGGCATTGGCATTTCTTGATTGCCCTGCCTATGAGAATCATCATCTAGTGGTTCCTGTGCTGTCTTCCTCTTTTTGAAAAAACCAAATGGGGAGATTTAAAACCCTCCTTGATTCCCTTGGCTTGGAGTATAAAGCCGATTAAATGATTCATGCTTCATGATTATGCCCCAATTCCCAAAAAAAGGCCAAAATATACCCCTTGCCCATTCTAAAAAAGCCCTTTACTAGTATAAATAGTTTTGTTGTGACTTTTAAATGGGAAATTCCTGGAAACACTGGCTCTTGGCATAATTAAAAATTCGGCAAGAGATGATTACGGCATGAATTTTGGAAACCGTCCAAACAAAAAACACAATTAATATACATTTTTCTATTTTTTGCAGAAAAATATATAAATTAATTATAAATTAATATTAATATGGTTAAGAAGACAATTACTATGACAATAGACGAAAATGTTCTGAACGATTTTAAATCGTATTGCAGGCAAAATGGGATGAAGCTGTCTACCCGTGTTGAGCTGCTGATGCTGGAGAATGTCAAGGCACCAGAAAGGCGGATTTGAAAGTTCGGCATATTTCACGTTAATTCATGTTCAGTAAGAATGGGAATCATTAGTGCCCTTTAATCTTTTCATTGTCTTTTGAAAAAAGAGGGGCGCAAAGGGCGTAGATGTGATGAAGAGAAAGTGGATTGGGTTAGTTGGTATACTTTTAATGCTAGCCCTGTATGCCACGGCCATAGGCGGATTTGGCCTAGCAGACAGCGGTATATTAGGCAGTTCTATAAATACTTTAAACACTATTGATTCCCAAGAAAGCTCTGCAGACTTCATTGGCAGCAAGAATATCTTGACTGCGCCAACGGTGCAGCTGGGAGCCCCGCTCGCCATTGATTTTGCAAGGCTTTCCGCAGCAAATGCCTCCTGGAAGCATGTCAATTTTTCTTTCCTTGACCTTACCATCAGGCACGGAACGCAAGTTTACAAATTCTTTGCCAAGGACAATAAGAAAGAGGTGTCCTTTACCCCCAAAACTGAAGGTGTTTATGTTCTTGAAATTCTTGACACAGCCAGCGGGCTTTCCCATTCGGAGACCTTTTCTGCAGCCATTGACCTGCAACAGGCTAAAAAATCCGCTGGCTCAGCCGCCCAAAAAATCCCGGTGATTCTTACAGACAAAGACAGCTATGAGCTTGGAGAAACAGTCAAGGTAATAAGCAGCAACATTGAAAAATATGCCATGCTGTCAGGCATGCAGGCCAATAGCTTTGACAAGCTTGCAATAGAGATTGTTTCTGATGAGGCCACAGTCAGATTTCTTGGAAAGCAGAATTCCACAAGCTTCTACACGCCAAAAAGCATAGGCATCTACGCAGTTATTGCGAAGCTTGGGGAGAGAGTTATTGCAAATTCCACATTCTATGTTTCTGTGACCGGCGGCGGCCTGCCTGGCAGCGCCGGGCACGGTATTCTCGACATTTATATGCCAAAAACAGAATACAGGATAAATGAGCCTGTCCTTATTGAATTTTCCGTTGCTGTCGGGCAGGATTACGAATTCTACATTGAGTCAGGGGAGGATAAGTACAGCTTCCTTGGATTGATAAGCAACAAGGTCAGCTTTGTGCCGAAGTCTGCCGGTAATTACACAGCCAGGCTGCTTCGGGCCGGGAAGGAAGTGGCTGTGAGAAAATTCCAGGTGAGTGCGCAGGAATACCAGGGAGAGGATAGCATTCCTGCAGATATCCCGGCAGGCGACACAGCAGAATCTCAAAATGTGCCATCTGGCGCCACGACCAGATTGCCGCCATTCTCACCTGGCCAGCCAGTGGAAATACTTTTTGATTTCAGGGACAGGATTGAAAGAAAAAACATACTTGACAAATTGTTCAGGATTACCTCCATAGAATCAGCAACAGGGTATGTGGAAGGCCAGGAATCCAGCAATGGGCTGGCAGTTGCTTTGGAGCCGGCTGAAAGAAACAGGTTTGTGATGAAAATAAGCGGGACCGAGAATTTGCCTGATGGGGTTTATGCGGCTGTTGTGGTTGCGGCCTACGGGCAGAGCCAGGCAGTTGAAAAAATATTTTTTGAGATAAGCGGCCTCACCGATAGCGTCACAGTCGGAAAACAGGAAGTCAAATCTGAACTGCGGCCGGGCGAATTGCCCCTGGCACCTGCTGAAGAAGAGGATGAAAGCGCCATTGTTGCAAAATTCGTCGCAGCCAAATTCACATCGGAGCACGTCATTAGCACCAATATTGATTTCTCCAAGGAGCTTGAAGGAAAAAGGTCTGTGCTCAATGACATATTTGCCACATCCGTCATCGATACAATAAACATTTTTGTCAATGAGGACCCCCAGAAGGAATTATTTGATGTGCAACTTGACTATCTTGGCAAGGAGAGTTTTGCCCTGAAATTGACAAAGAAACAGGAAGTAAAAAGGGGGCTGTATAAGGTCATCCTTGTTGCCAGCTCAGGGCAGCAGCAAATCAGGAAGGACCTGATTCTTGACCTTGATTCCAGGACTGAGAATTCCATAAGCCAGCTTGAGGATTACGGCCTCATTGAAACCAAGACCCGCCTGGACCAGCAGTTGGCCAGTTCCATGAATGGCAATGAGTTCAAGGTTATTGATAAGGATGGCAAGGGAATCAAGTCCAGGGCGCGCCTCAGGGGCATGAGTGATGGCAAGGCAGATGTTGACGTGCAATTGACCGAGCCAAAAGTCAATTTAATCTCAGTAAGGGGGATGGACACACAAAAATCAGCTTTCATAAAGTTTGACACAGCTTCAAAGCACATGCCTGCCCCGCCAGGTGAAAAATGGGAAAAGGTCTATGCCATTGACCCGGCAGGCATTGATGCACAGTCAATGGCAATATCAGCTATAGCCGAAGGGATGTACCTGTACAAATGCAAAGAATGGGATTTTGCAGCACAGCAGTGCAGTGGGGATTGGGCAAAGATAAAGGACCTTGTCATTGGGCAGCCATACATTGTGGATGTTGGGCCAAATGATCCGGCCTTTGCTGAATCAGGATTGATAGCGGTAAACACCAACAAGTCAATTTTCCTGCCTGGCGAAGCTGCCTTTGTTGCCATTGGGCTGCTGAATAATCAGGGGAATATGGTCTGTGATGCTGATATGGCCCTTTCCATAACAGATCCATCAGGCCTGGTTACCTCTTTCGATGTCGACAGCGGAGGCATCACAGTTTCCCCCGAATGCAGCTATTACGGCCCAACAAGCCTGCCAGACTATTATGCAACATATAATGTAGGAGGGACTGGCACTTATATAATCAATGTCACTGCAAATTGGACCCAGGATGGCGCGCCAAACAATGCAATCAGGATTTCCAATTTCTCAGTGCAATCCAGCGTTCCGTTTGACATCTCCAGGATTACCGCGACAAGGATTTTCCCCTATGTTCCATATGATGTGAACATTACGGTTGTTGCAATTCAGGATTATTCCGGCCCGGTTTATGAATATGTCCCGGCCAGCTTTGCCATTGAACCCAGCCCCAATTTTGATGTTAACACAGTCAATCAAACCAAGGTGTTGTCATGGATTGCAGATTTTTCAGCAGGAAACAGCTATAAGCTCAGCTACACCTATGATGCTCCGGATATAAGCCCATATTTCTATATGATAGGGCCTTTGGAAATCGGAAATTTCTCAGAGGCCAGGCAGTGGGAAATAGCCAGCGACGATAAAGTCCTCCAGTCAGTGGCAATGACTGCGCCTGCGACAAACCAGTCCATTTTGCTGGGCGCAACTTTTACTATAACCTGCACCCCAACCTGCACTGGATCTGGCGCAAATCCAACAGTGACACATACATACCAGTGGTGCGAAGATATTGACTGCTCAGGTGGCGCCAACACAATTTCTACCAGTTCAGGGACATCAGATGAATTATCTGTCGCAAACAATCCTGAATCAAATGCCTGCAACCAGGCGGTCAGCGATACAATAACTGCAAGAAATGTGGGCACTGTCTATATTAGGTGCAGCTCTACTGCAAATGCAGTAACCAAGACAAGCTCACCTACAATAGTTGTGAATGTGTCAGGCGACGTCGGGCCGTATCTTTCATCCAGCCAGACTCCCAACCCTGCAAAAAATACAACATCTATTTACCAGAATACTGCAGTGCTTTTTAATGCAACATGGGAGGATGATTATGGCCTGATAGGCTGGAAATTCTCATGGAACAATTCAGGCTCGTGGGTCAACGTCACTTCCCAAAGCTTCACTGGCCTGATTAATGTTTCAAACATAACTTTGACTGTGACAGCTGCCGAAGGGAGCATTATCGGCTGGCTGTTCTATGCGAACGATACGGCAAACCAGACATCTAACAGTGGCATTTCCACATTCACGGTTGCCTCAACTACTGATACTATTGCACCCTCAATCACCAATTTCAGGATTTCGCCCAATGTCACAGTTTCGGGTGGGATTGTTTATATCAACGCTACTATAACGGACAACTATGGTGTTAATGGCGCTTATGCTGAAATTCAATTTCCAAATACAAGCAAATTCAACTACTCTATGAGCAATTCGGGAAGTTCATATTATTATGCGCATACAACAGATGTCGGCGGGAATTTTTCAGTGATTCTTTATGCAGTTGATGGCAACAGCAACTACAATATCACGGCCAATGACAGGAAGTATTTCAATGTGACGTCATACATTTTCACCAACACATTTTATTATGCTCCTGGGGAAACAGTGACTGTCAAGGGAATTGGCTTCTCCTCAAATAACAATGTGACATTGAATATCCTGGACAACACATGGCAGTCTGCATCCGGGTATCCTGATACCACTGTCCAGACCAATAGGACAGGAGGTTTCACAACGACATGGCAGATTCCAACTTCCTCAACCTCAATAAGAAGCGGGAATTACACGATTAATGCAACAGACAACAAGCTCTCGTGGCTCAGGAACACAACAGGCATGGCAGTTGTGCTGAAACCCTATGTCGCAATTGAAAATGATGATGATGGCACTGGGAGTGTCCTTTATGAAGTGAACAACAGCGATGATGTGCCTGCTGTGGTGAACAGTGCTGGCGGCAGTGAAGATTACCTTGAAATGAACTGGAGCAATGGCTTCAGCGGCCTTTATGTCATAAACAAGGTTGAAGTGCTAATTCAGCATTATGCCAGTGCTGCGGAGACAATGTACATACAGTGGTGGGATGGCAGTGCATATCAGTCAGTGTGCACAATCGCAACCACGACGACGGAACAATTCAGCAACTGCACAATATCGGGCATTGACACCATTGCTGAAGCAAACTCAATAAGCCTGAGATATACGGACAACAACGGCGCAGCTGCAAGGGACATGAGTGTTGATTTCATTTACATGCTCATTAATTATTCGCTGGACACGAACACACATGTAATAATACAGAAGCCATCAAGGCCAAAGAATTTCGGGAATTTCACTGACACAGGCAACAATCATGCGTATTTCGGGGGGGATTCTGCCCGTCCGCCTGTGTCAATTGCATCAGGCCAGGAGTTGACATCTTCGGATTATTCTATGCTTATTTCAAGCGACAACCAAAAGTTCAGCAGCATAAATGAGACAGTTGGCTCTGTTGCATACCATGTTTTTAATTTCAGGGTTCCGGAAACCAATGCAACCCTTTCAGAGTTCAGGGTTGTGTATGAGGGTTTTGCATCCAGGGGAACATCAGCGCAGGAGAGGGCTGTCGGCTACAGCGTATTTTTGTGGAATTACACCGCAAGTTCATACTCACTGATACAGAATACAAGCTGGAGCACTCTTGGCACAGATGTTGTGTTCAATAGGTCTTTTGCCAATCCAACGTATTTCATAAATGCAACAGGGGATGTCAGCCTTCTTGTTGAGGCGATGAACGCAACGGGCGCCGGTGTCGGCGAGGGCCGGAGCAATCTCACAACAGACTATGTTGCGCTTGAGCTTACACTGCATCCGCTGCTGAGCGGCATCCAGATTATCAATTTCACTGCCACAGATGGGGATACAATTTCAGCCTGCAATTACAGATACAGGAATGGGACAGACACACTTGGCCACATCTTCATGAACAACACAGTCGGATACGACTGGATAAATTACAGTGACACAAATGATTATGGTGATGGCTTTTACAATATTGATGCGAATTGCACTGACAGCCTTGGGAATTACAATGCAAGCGAGACAATTTATGCGCTGATTGACAACACAAACCCAACTGTCACATTGAATTCGCCGGTTAACCTAGCCAACTACACAACTTCATCAGTTACGCTCTCCTGGACTGCAAGCGATGACCAGCCGGGCAACCTGAAGTGCGACATATTGATTAATGGCGCCAAAAATACCAGCCATCCAATTGTCTCAAGGAATGGAGTTGCTCAGGAGTATTCCCTTTCAGGGCTCAATGATGGATGGTACATATGGAATGTAAATTGCTCTGACCTTATCGGAAATTATGATGCTGCCACAGAGCGAAATTTCAGCGTTGACACGTCCCGCCCGACGGTCCAGCTAAACTGGCCTGACATTGATTATTCAACTGCATCGTCATCAATCACATTCAATTACACGCCAAGCGACTCCACAACCGGCCTTGCAAATTGCACATTGGTGCTGGATACGGCAGCCAATTTTACTAACAGCACAATAACCAACAATCAGCCCAATTTCTTCAGCATATTTGGCATAAGCGGTGGCAAGCACAACTGGAGCGTCAATTGCACTGACTATGCCGGTTTCACAGGCAATAGTACCACCAGGAATTTCACGCTGGACGCGGGCGGGCCCGTGGTTGTCCTTAACTACCCGGTATCTCTGAACATTACTTCCGGAAATGTGCAATTCAATTTCACAGCAACTGATGACACAGATGGGGTTGTTGACTGCAACCTGACCCTGGACAGTGTGGTAAACAACACCGCATTGATTTTGGCAACCAGCGGGGCTAATACGCTTTACACAATCACTGGATTGAACGATGGTGACCATGTCTGGAATGTCACCTGCTGGGATGACGCAAACAATCCAGGCGCTGCTTCAAATGAATCATTTACAGTCGACAAACCACCCAGGGTCACCCTGAATTTTCCAATTGACTTCAACGCCACAAACATGACATTGATACCATTTAATTACACACCTTCTGATGCATATGATGTTGCGAATTGCACACTCTATCTGGACGGCGCGTTTAATGCGACAAACTACAGCATCACAAACGGTGAGCCAAATTTCTTCAACATTTCAGCATTGCTGGAGGGGAATCATTATTGGCAGGTAAATTGCTCAGACAGCAGGGGCTCGGTTGGCAATTCCACTTTTGAAAATTTCACAGTGGATTATTCCAAGATGTCCATCAACCTGAGCGCGCCGCCGAACGGCACCCTTTTCCAGT is a window encoding:
- a CDS encoding winged helix-turn-helix transcriptional regulator gives rise to the protein MELEQLFTDQKWNILFHLSTGEFSPLQLAHKTNTTISNISQQLRLLEAAGLVKKKKISNRDKGKPRALFTLTDDYAYLISITKNFASKRLLALTDYHKAILKIWSLADAKKHPVVAQAYATLLPSLAEFDCIYIAENSKGLEMKLVFNGSKAAPQLLKDLQKEKLFTENGLLFEAIDRQSFSELKRKDASEYLVLHDPEGMIQTGNRAFKNVRNEMNGEVESK